Below is a genomic region from Streptococcus salivarius.
CAAGGCCGCTGACAAAGGAATCCTGGTCGTGATGAATGATGAAATCCATGCAGCCAAGTATGTGACTAAGACCCATACCACAAACGTGGCAACCTTCCACACACCAACTCATGGTCCACTAGGAATCATCATGAAGCATGACATCCTCTGGTTCAAAACTGCTGAGCCTCGGGTTCGCTTTGATTTGGAACAAATCACAGGAACAGTCCCAATCATCAAGGCCTATGCTGGGATGGGTATCGGAGATGGAATCATCAGTCTCCTAGACCCTGAAAAGATTGACGGCGTGGTTATCGAGGCCCTAGGTGCTGGAAACCTCCCACCACTAGCTGCAAGAGAAATTACGTCACTTATGGACAAGGGAGTTCCCGTTGTACTCGTTTCCCGTTGCTTTAACGGTATCGCCGAACCAGTCTATGCCTACGAAGGAGGTGGCGTTAAACTCCAAGAAGCAGGCGTTATGTTTGTCAAAGAACTCAATGCACCAAAAGCCCGCCTCAAACTCCTCATCGCACTTAGTGCAGGACTTGAAGGCCAAGAATTGAAAGACTATATCGAGGGGTAAGACATGAAACTTAGCATTGAAGCAACCGATAAATTGGAAAACAAAGATTTCCACTATGAGCTGACAGTCTCAAAAACACATATCGCCATGGTCTGTGGCACCGTGCTAGCCAGTCTAGCCCTGGTCGCATGGCTAAAGAAAAAATAAAAAAAGCTTGAAGCATCGTCACGAGAAAGGTGACTGAACTGCTTCAGGCTTTTAGTTTTCTTCGTCTGGTCTATATTCAAGAATATCTCCTGGTTGACAATTCAACTCCTTACAAATA
It encodes:
- a CDS encoding asparaginase gives rise to the protein MKKKILVLHTGGTISMSADNDGKVSQNDDNPMNHVGLDLDNLELTVLDFLNIPSPHITPYHMLDIYKKIKETAGQYDGVVITHGTDTLEETAYFLDTMAVPEIPIVLTGAMRSSNELGSDGVYNYLSALRVASDDKAADKGILVVMNDEIHAAKYVTKTHTTNVATFHTPTHGPLGIIMKHDILWFKTAEPRVRFDLEQITGTVPIIKAYAGMGIGDGIISLLDPEKIDGVVIEALGAGNLPPLAAREITSLMDKGVPVVLVSRCFNGIAEPVYAYEGGGVKLQEAGVMFVKELNAPKARLKLLIALSAGLEGQELKDYIEG